A segment of the Haemorhous mexicanus isolate bHaeMex1 chromosome 3, bHaeMex1.pri, whole genome shotgun sequence genome:
TGAGCCTTCTCTTCATCTGGGGTCTTTTCCAAAGTTTATGGATAAGAATAAAAGAAGCCTTCAATCAATAAACAGGAAATTTTAAAACCTTTAAAGCTACAGACAAAGCAGATTAGGAAGgtggaaatgaaattggagACACTCACCTCCACTCTGCTGACTCAGATATAAGCAGGACAAGAAACATAATGCAATTCCTCTCTTATGCAAACACAAATCCACCTAGGGACAAACAGTTTACATCTACCAACCacagagcagggtcagggctGAGATCTTCTCCTTGATACCCTACACCAACACTCAAAATTGAACTCACCCCCTACTTCTTTACTCTACCCCACACCTGCTGGATGGACAAACGTGTACTCCAGTGAAATCATCTGCTAAAGGAATAATGGTAACACCAGACTCATTGCCTTTCATTTCACATCAAACATCATTCctgctgcagaaacagctgGAATAACACCAAAACTACCTTAGCAATTTTCAAAGGGAGCTTTTGCTCCAAGTATTGACCCACCATTCATTCCGTTGTACAAACTCCTGTGGTGAGGGGACAGCTCATCTGTCACTTGTCTCCTGAGGGTCCCTTCTCTGCTGCCTCCGCTGAGGTGTTTGAGGTGCTCTGGGCTCCCTCCATAGTGTTGTTTGAGATGCTCTGGGCTCGTACCCCTCACCTTGTGCAGGTGCTCTGTACTTCCACTGGGCGTGTGCTTCTGAAGGTGATCTGGGCTGCCACCGCTGTGCTTTTGGTGCTCAGGGCTACCACCAGGCCTCTGCTTTTGAAAGTGTTCAGGACTACTACTCAAAACGTGCTTTGGGATAgtttctgggctgctgctgctgtgcttttgtTGTTCAGGTACTTTGACAATGGTTTTGTGATGCTCAGGGCTGGGCCCCTTCAGGTGATGATCAGGACTGCCAGAACTCCTGGGCTTCTGCAGGTGCTCCGGGCTGATACTCCTGTGTTTCTGATGCTCAGGGCTTCCTTCCCCCCGAGGTTTCTGCAGGTGTTCTGGACTGGTGCTTGGGTGGTGTTTGTGATGGTCTGGGCTGTCTGTGCTGCCcgtgctggaggtgctgctgccatccccaACATCTCTGATGTAGGCGCTGGTGGCAGTCAGCTGGCACAGGCTGATCTGGCTGTCGATGGAGCTCCGGCTGCCTGCTCCCCCACTCTTCTCCTCATCCAGCAACACACACAACTCCTTCAGCTCCAGGTTCTCCTTAACCACCTCTTCTTGCCTCACTTCCAGCTCTTTCAGCTTCTGCAGGTACAAGGCCACCTCCTTGTGCATGACACTGGCGCTGTACCTGCCCAGCCGCTGCCACTCGCGGGACACCCTCTTGCCCTTCTGCCGGTCGTCAtccaggaagcagcagaggtCCCTCAGCTCCTGGTTATCTTCCTGCAGCTTCTGGTTGATGTCCTTTAAAAGAAAGATCATCATGGCAGAGGGGTGTCTAAAGGAATTGATGTTAAACTGTTACACAGGCCAGTGGACAGCACTGCTGCAAACTCATGTTTAAGCACTCCAGTGAGGCATAAATAATTCCATGTGTAGATCTGGCACGTTGTAACAGCCCCATGCTTTGAGCAAACAAAGCTGCTGTCCAGCAAAAACTTCCCTTAGCTTGGAGCTAATTTCTAATTTCTGATACAGCAGAAAAGTTTCAGGTGCTTAATTAATTTTCATGCTAAATATCAGAGCAATTTAGCTCCCAAATTGGGCAAAGATTGTAAGTGCTCTCATGATGATCTCGCTCCCCTGAGAAATATTCACCTGCGAGTTATTGCTAAATAAAAGTGCAAGGTACATCAGAAATTGTAATCTCtcttaaataattaattattaacaCTTATACTCCCTAAAGCACAGTCACATATAAAGATGACCATTTTAGAGAGTTTTTAAAGATAGGGGTTTGCTGGATTTTGTTTCTGATTGGCATAAAAGCCTTGTCAGTTATCACTTAACCAGGACTGCTTCAACCactctgaaatgaaataatctgcttaaacagattttttttttttttcccacccttAACAAAATGAAATACATGATTCTATGCCCTGCCCTAAGTGAGAAACAGTCTGAAGCAAATGCTCTGAAGTAAAAATGGTCAGGGCATTACTGCAGCagaataaaagcattttcagtattttatccTTCTAGCTTGGACTTGTGACCATATTTATCTTTCTCCCATCATCTACATATCCTTTTCTTATGTATGACATTACAAGCAGAGATTAGCCAAAGTTGTTAAAAAGTCAGTCTTATGGAAACACCATTTCAGCTTTTGTAACTTCACTGGATCTAGGTGCATGAATGACTGTGTTTGTCTGATTTTTGCTTCAAAGTAACTTGGAATTTTAACAATTTCAACCTGTACTtgacaatggaaaaaaaattctgaggcTTTAAGGTGTCCTTAAAAACCTCTGCTAGTGAGAGATGTTTGAAATGATCCCACAgtggaataaaaaaaagttgTGGAAGTCCACAATTCCTCAGTGAGAAGAAGGAGACACCCATCCAGCTGGGCATTCTTACTCATGGAGCAGTTATTTCACACAGGACAAAGGAGGGAGATTCCCAGACACCAACACAGAGCTCAAAAAACCTCCTTCTCCCAGATTCTTTCTGGAAGTTCCAGCTGAGGCATCTGAACAAAAGGAGGAAGTCAAACAAGACTCAAGGAGTTTGGAATGGAGAGAGGAATTTGTGACTCTGTCCTACCCCTCTGAAGTGTGTTTGGTCAGTTATCTAGAAGATGCAGAAATCCAAATACTTTTGCATGAAAGTGGGAGAAAGATACTATTGTTGTAAGTGAACTTACATTTAAAATAGGAGCTTCAGTTTTACTCAAAATGGGCGGGTCTTTTTTACCCTCAGACACCACCAAAGGGACACACATCCTTTGCAGAACACAGAAACTTGGGAGGCAGGAACTGCCTTCCCCCACGAGCTATTTATTTCATGCCATGCTATTATCAAAGACACTTTCTCAATAATTCTATCGTTTAAAGCCATTCTACAAGTGCACAGCTCTCTTCTAATGCACTTTCCTGTAATAATTCAAAAGCCCACACTGCATCTCTGtctcttctctccttccctccaacCTCACCTCACTGAAGGAATTTCCTGAAAATTCTCAAAGCCATAAGCCAGAAAATGCTCTGCAGTCCTGCCTACTCAAAGATAACTTTCTAGGTCTATAATCCACAAGCAAGGTATTGCTCTGTAAATAGTAACACTTTCTTCCCAGTCCTCAGAAGTGGGAAGGAAGCATTAGGGACTAAGCTTCTCATCCACCAAGAGAGTGAAATTAAGAGTGGATAAGCCACTACAGGCTTGGTCTGCCTCTGACTGCAGCCTGCAGGAACACAAGCTAAGAATGGCTCGATCAGAGATGTGTTACCAGATGTTTTTACAGACATTAGGGATTGGTTCTGTTCATCCCAAACCCAAGCCCAAGGGTTTGCCATCACCTGCCACACGCTGCACTGCATCCTGGAAACGAccagctctctccagcagcctACCAGCCTGCCTGACAGACTAAGTCTGTCCGAAAATAGTGACAGAAAACAGCGTGAGCTACAGAAACCCTCATTTCTGTGCACTTCAGGCAGGATCATTTAACCTCACTCACAACCAAGGAAGTCTAACACAAAGCTGACAAGACTTCAGCGTTTTTATCAACCCAAAAGAATACCGGGGCAGAGCATAAACCAGCCGTGCCCCACAGCCTGCCGAATAGCTGGTCATCCTTTAGCCGGACACTTGATTATTAAGCGGGATCAGACGCTATTCACCCCGGTCCTCATCCACTTTTCATGCGGTTCTCGGGAGCGgctcctcccagcccatccaCCTGACGAGATTGCTCCCGGCGGGAGACACCGCACAAACTTCAGGGGTCCCACCCTGCCCACCCCGCTACCTTCAAGCCGCGGATCTCGCCGAGGTGGAGCTGGAGGCGGCGGTTCACCTCGCGGATGAGGTTGCTGTGGTCCAGCATCGCGCTCATCTTCTCGGCCTCGGCGCGGCGGAGGCTGCGGATCAGCTCCTCCTTGCTCCACTTCAGCAGCTCCTCGTCCGACACCTTGGACAAGTCCTCGGCCGGCGCTGCCCCGCAACTTTCCGCCGCCACTTTGGACATGGTGGCGGCCCGGCAGCCCGGGGCACTCGCGGAGCCTCCCCGCActcccggggccgccccgccgccgccgccgggggaAAGGGCGAGCCCGGAGCCCGCGGGGTGCCCCCAGCTCCAGTGCTGGGCCGGGGGGAACGAGGGAGACCTCTTCTGGCCCCAAGCAGCGGatcctggaaaaaaggaggaaaaggaggaggaaagggtgTGGAGGAAGCCGGGCCACGGGCTGGGGAGCAAACTTCCCCTGTcgagaaggaaaaaaaaaaaaaaaaagaaaagaaaaaagacctAGACAAAAAGATTCCCGAGACAAGCCCAGCTCTTGCAACAGGTCAGCTCCAGCTGCGTGCGCCCGGTCCTCGCCGCAGCGCCGGGGATGCGCGGTGGCTCTCACGGTACCCGCCGCCCCCGGGCTGCGGGATGCAGGGGAGGATGCGAAGTGCCGATGCCGCGCACCATGACGGTGGGCAGAgcgggccgggcggcggcggaggaGCGGGAATGAGCGGGAATGAGCGGGAAGGACGGAGCGGATCGGGCGCTGCCGGCGCCAGtggcgggcgcggggccgctCGCGGCTTTTCAGCGGGGCGCGCGCCACGtgcgggcgggggcggcgcgggcccCGCGCGGCTCGCGGGCGCCCCCTGCCGGCCGATGGCCGCCAGCGCGGCCGGGACCATcccggggcggcgggcgggacGGACACACCCGAGGGACGGACACACACACCTGCGGCAGCGTCCCGGCCCTCCCGGCCGGTGACCGCCGCGCCCCGCCGAATGGAGGCACAAACGCAGCCGCCCGAGCATCCAGCAGCGCGGCTGGCGGGAGGTGAGACACATTACATCAccgccgggcagcgccgccTCGGCTCAGCGCAGCTCGCAGGCACGGACGGGCTCGCACCGAGCCTGAGGGCAGCTCCTTACTCCAGCTGAAAGTCGCATGTCGTGAGCTAAACCCCTCACAGGAATTAGGCTTAGGCTGCTTATACACCTTCCCTAAGAATACTCAGCCGCGGTGTGGCAAGAGAATCACATTCCCCAATTCGCTTAGAGATATAAAGACTCTGCATAAATCTGCCTTGCAGATGATTTGAGAATGAAACTTGATAATCCATTCATGCTGCTTACAAAGAAAGATGAGACGGCAGATCTCAGAGGCAGAGGTGGATGAACTGAAACTGTTAGGTGAGTAATTGGTTTAATCCCTATTTTTCAATCACAAAGTTCCCCCTGAACAACCCCCCTGCGGGCAGAGGAGGCTGCCTCGCTTAATGGGCCCTTCCTACCTCCAGTTCTGCAATTTTAGAATTATGTAGTATTAAAGAATATTTCTAGTACTTGAGGGGAAAATTGAAGTAGTTAATGCCAGCACCGGCAGATCACAGGGTTGtagctgg
Coding sequences within it:
- the CCDC85A gene encoding coiled-coil domain-containing protein 85A isoform X3 gives rise to the protein MSKVAAESCGAAPAEDLSKVSDEELLKWSKEELIRSLRRAEAEKMSAMLDHSNLIREVNRRLQLHLGEIRGLKDINQKLQEDNQELRDLCCFLDDDRQKGKRVSREWQRLGRYSASVMHKEVALYLQKLKELEVRQEEVVKENLELKELCVLLDEEKSGGAGSRSSIDSQISLCQLTATSAYIRDVGDGSSTSSTGSTDSPDHHKHHPSTSPEHLQKPRGEGSPEHQKHRSISPEHLQKPRSSGSPDHHLKGPSPEHHKTIVKVPEQQKHSSSSPETIPKHVLSSSPEHFQKQRPGGSPEHQKHSGGSPDHLQKHTPSGSTEHLHKVRGTSPEHLKQHYGGSPEHLKHLSGGSREGTLRRQVTDELSPHHRSLYNGMNGCVEETWRCCRVVPWN
- the CCDC85A gene encoding coiled-coil domain-containing protein 85A isoform X1, yielding MSKVAAESCGAAPAEDLSKVSDEELLKWSKEELIRSLRRAEAEKMSAMLDHSNLIREVNRRLQLHLGEIRGLKDINQKLQEDNQELRDLCCFLDDDRQKGKRVSREWQRLGRYSASVMHKEVALYLQKLKELEVRQEEVVKENLELKELCVLLDEEKSGGAGSRSSIDSQISLCQLTATSAYIRDVGDGSSTSSTGSTDSPDHHKHHPSTSPEHLQKPRGEGSPEHQKHRSISPEHLQKPRSSGSPDHHLKGPSPEHHKTIVKVPEQQKHSSSSPETIPKHVLSSSPEHFQKQRPGGSPEHQKHSGGSPDHLQKHTPSGSTEHLHKVRGTSPEHLKQHYGGSPEHLKHLSGGSREGTLRRQVTDELSPHHRSLYNGMNESTLSYVRQLEARVRQLEEENRMLPQDAIRMPGGAEGSHCSANEPANVTGHGSASQQSDSVVNALKVVWRKLGDAAGSCPGIRQHLAGNQYKGPM
- the CCDC85A gene encoding coiled-coil domain-containing protein 85A isoform X2, with protein sequence MSKVAAESCGAAPAEDLSKVSDEELLKWSKEELIRSLRRAEAEKMSAMLDHSNLIREVNRRLQLHLGEIRGLKDINQKLQEDNQELRDLCCFLDDDRQKGKRVSREWQRLGRYSASVMHKEVALYLQKLKELEVRQEEVVKENLELKELCVLLDEEKSGGAGSRSSIDSQISLCQLTATSAYIRDVGDGSSTSSTGSTDSPDHHKHHPSTSPEHLQKPRGEGSPEHQKHRSISPEHLQKPRSSGSPDHHLKGPSPEHHKTIVKVPEQQKHSSSSPETIPKHVLSSSPEHFQKQRPGGSPEHQKHSGGSPDHLQKHTPSGSTEHLHKVRGTSPEHLKQHYGGSPEHLKHLSGGSREGTLRRQVTDELSPHHRSLYNGMNESTLSYVRQLEARVRQLEEENRMLPQVVWRKLGDAAGSCPGIRQHLAGNQYKGPM
- the CCDC85A gene encoding coiled-coil domain-containing protein 85A isoform X4, with translation MSKVAAESCGAAPAEDLSKVSDEELLKWSKEELIRSLRRAEAEKMSAMLDHSNLIREVNRRLQLHLGEIRGLKDINQKLQEDNQELRDLCCFLDDDRQKGKRVSREWQRLGRYSASVMHKEVALYLQKLKELEVRQEEVVKENLELKELCVLLDEEKSGGAGSRSSIDSQISLCQLTATSAYIRDVGDGSSTSSTGSTDSPDHHKHHPSTSPEHLQKPRGEGSPEHQKHRSISPEHLQKPRSSGSPDHHLKGPSPEHHKTIVKVPEQQKHSSSSPETIPKHVLSSSPEHFQKQRPGGSPEHQKHSGGSPDHLQKHTPSGSTEHLHKVRGTSPEHLKQHYGGSPEHLKHLSGGSREGTLRRQVTDELSPHHRSLYNGMNGFCNVTKSKKKT